Proteins found in one Sphaeramia orbicularis chromosome 8, fSphaOr1.1, whole genome shotgun sequence genomic segment:
- the slc5a11 gene encoding sodium/myo-inositol cotransporter 2 — translation MLRTKRSTVDGYFLAGKNMTWWPVGASLFASNIGSGHFIGLAGSGAAAGIGAIAYEWNGMVMLLLLGWLFLPIYIASGVTTMPEYLQKRFGGRRTQLLLTVLYLFIYIFTKISVDMYAGALFIQLALQWDIYLAVVLLLSITALYTVAGGLAAVIYTDAAQTVIMLAGALTLMGFSFAEVGGWNAMLEKYPNAIPSFRVPNSTCGIPRDDAFHIFRDPVNSDLPWPGVIIGMSIPSIWYWCSDQVIVQRSLAAKTLTHAKGGSLLAAYLKILPFFAIMLPGMISRILYTDDVACADPELCKQICGNPVGCSDTAYARLVIELLPAGLRGLMMAVMIAALMSSLTSIFNSASTIFTIDLWKSFRSRASEWELMIVGRVFVLVLVVVSIVWIPVVQASQGGQLFIYIQTISTYLQPPVSIIFIMGCFWKRTNEKGAFWGLIIGLVIGCIRMALDFIYPAPLCYEQDDRPAVLKYVHYLYFSMLLSFITLVIVVVVSLATEEPRPEQVTRLTWFTRFDPVEPKQQVFTVEQSSKTLEVITNQTDRMEVLENDGQSSHHRDSTSSVSSVQSQSRLMCALYWLCGMERRREGDNNPVIPPVQEQAVCSLEEKPHLRKIVNVNLILSLSVTAFIIGYWA, via the exons ATGTTGAGGACAAAGCGCAGCACAGTGGATGGATACTTCCTGGCTGGGAAGAACATGACGTGGTGGCCA GTGGGGGCCTCACTCTTTGCCAGTAACATTGGCAGTGGACACTTCATTGGTCTGGCAGGGTCTGGAGCTGCAGCAGGAATTGGAGCCATTGCATATGAATGGAAT GGTATGGTGATGTTACTGCTGCTGGGATGGCTCTTCCTGCCCATTTACATCGCATCTGGG GTAACAACAATGCCAGAATATTTGCAGAAGCGTTTTGGTGGAAGAAGAACACAGTTACTTCTAACTGTCTTATACTTATTCATTTACATCTTCACAAAGATATCG GTGGACATGTATGCTGGTGCGTTGTTTATTCAGCTGGCTCTACAGTGGGACATTTACCTGGCGGTGGTGCTGCTGCTGTCAATCACAGCTCTGTACACAGTGGCAG GTGGTCTGGCTGCGGTTATTTATACCGATGCTGCTCAAACTGTGATCATGCTGGCAGGGGCGCTCACACTCATGGGCTTCA GCTTTGCAGAGGTAGGAGGCTGGAACGCTATGCTGGAAAAATATCCCAATGCCATCCCCTCGTTCCGAGTGCCTAACTCAACCTGTGGTATCCCTCGGGATGACGCTTTCCACATATTCAGAGACCCAGTGAACTCTGACCTGCCTTGGCCAGGTGTCATCATCGGCATGTCAATCCCGTCCATTTGGTACTGGTGTTCTGATCAG GTCATCGTGCAGCGTTCTCTGGCTGCAAAGACCCTTACTCATGCAAAGGGTGGATCCCTGCTGGCTGCGTACCTCAAAATTCTGCCTTTCTTTGCCATCATGTTGCCTGGTATGATCAGCAGGATACTCTACACAG ATGATGTGGCGTGTGCAGACCCTGAGCTGTGTAAGCAGATCTGTGGTAACCCTGTGGGTTGTTCAGACACAGCCTATGCCAGACTGGTTATAGAACTACTGCCTGCAG GTCTTCGTGGCCTGATGATGGCGGTGATGATTGCTGCCCTCATGTCGTCTCTGACTTCCATCTTCAACAGCGCCAGCACCATTTTTACAATAGACCTGTGGAAGAGTTTCAGATCCAGAGCATCTGAGTGGGAGCTTATGATTGTGGGCAG AGTGTTTGTGCTCGTGCTGGTGGTTGTGTCCATAGTGTGGATACCCGTCGTCCAGGCCAGTCAGGGTGGGCAGCTCTTTATCTACATCCAGACCATCAGCACCTACCTTCAGCCTCCTGTGTCCATAATCTTCATAATGGGTTGCTTTTGGAAAAGGACAAATGAGAAG GGTGCGTTCTGGGGCCTGATTATTGGCCTGGTGATCGGCTGTATCCGCATGGCCCTCGACTTCATCTACCCTGCACCCTTGTGCTATGAACAAGACGACAGGCCCGCAGTGTTGAAATATGTCCATTATCTGTACTTCTCCATGTTACTGTCCTTCATCACGCTAGTCATAGTGGTTGTGGTCAGCCTGGCCACAGAGGAGCCGAGGCCGGAGCAG GTGACTCGGCTCACCTGGTTTACAAGGTTTGACCCCGTGGAGCCTAAACAGCAGGTGTTCACCGTGGAGCAGAGCAGTAAGACCTTAGAGGTGATAACCAATCAGACGGATAGGATGGAAGTTCTAGAAAACGATGGACAATCAAGCCATCACAGGG ACTCCACATCCTCTGTGTCCAGTGTCCAGAGCCAGTCGAGGCTGATGTGTGCCCTCTACTGGCTGTGTGGGATGGAAAGACGGAGGGAGGGCGACAATAATCCTGTAATTCCTCCTGTACAAGAACAAGCTGTCTGCTCCCTGGAGGAAAAGCCACATCTTAGGAAAATTGTTAATGTCAACCTCATCCTCTCTCTGTCTGTAACGGCCTTTATCATTGGCTACTGGGCTTGA
- the grid2ipa gene encoding delphilin — MRRFLSRKGRFSLRQSKSGTRSAAKDFYLGLPATNQNWPEAFGFRLGGTGPSYILSVVEGSSAYLAGLQPGDQVVDIEGQDVTNLSTPALIALAQTLKTVPPSIGVVSRIEQIDINPGPDGRFGFTIVGDSPLMVEDCMPTGPAGRSGLKAGDYVMEVNGIPVKHHETAAAMIKAAQGRPLRLGVLSMARRPKRLSSSMRVLSQSGDSVRESRAHKAMEFNKKVEEVLGEEPDVKEQLFEVLKQYAAERDVESLAEALPDILITEDHQQLIDNVRIFIPKKHRERFDEVVSQSLMSRLKGRSFSDPSRQHLRRSRSEDHPERLLVSTRASSVPRTHAEEGVAPPTRGMRKTTSLIAGHTTATTSNCRTVRVCKGNMSFGFTLRGHAPVWIDSVIPGSPADKAGLKPGDRILFLNGLDMRTSSHEKVVSMLQGSGAMPTLVVEDGPPTFTLAEQEMAGGSAPTERARSPVLSSLQWVAEILPPSIRVHGRTFGQQLEHLLTIQERYTICKALENFFQHRNVDTLIVDVFPVLDTPAKQVIWQFVYQLLTYEEQEHCQSKISRFLGYKAPVPPPPPPPPPPPEPEAAPEPHRRSSSMRVTGTTYRSSVRGRSSDDLVIGTHLGMGFRAEPVLEAGMRLAPGERQSGDGTSLPETPNNLTNLSAVYAELENMYSTKRSKSLKSRPPPAPETLLDLDPPSPTASPPIHANAGSRKGPPPSSSWPEPLPSPPPAQFYPPGLTSQTSAESNPYISLDSPPPSPPEPPDFPSSPPPQRSNKRRYTFSKPPRSEDTDRFLDALSEQLGQRVAIVDDFLTPENDYEEDVVQMGFPDEEDEDNEDDLGVDEDENGGFVAPELSSPSDVQSSSGEENASSLTYSSSSDHIPPPPMTPPPPPPVQFNDLPPPPPPAPVQPQQQQQQQQQQQQQQQQQLSYTPEHSPRAYVPIRRKSGPPPPPPPRSNPPPKRHSLHKVLPTRDDLQVHATIQELKAYQEKQAYQERQAYEEQQAYNERQAYEEQKAYEEQQLFQEQQAYQEKLFKERQAYEEQKAYEEQKAFEEQQMYQEQQAYQERQVYEQRQAYQEQKAYEQRQAYKEQKAFEELQAYQEQKAYEERHAYEEQQAYQEQIYQTHHSMPAQPTQQKAHSPLPLQQMHQSLPPLPSPESAHHLANHPLYMMRQAQQQQVHQSHHHHRRLSRSAPPPHQPSPQTTSHPSQQGQYAEGIYQSHQGLRTQAHHSSAEMLHQMHQAPAHHSSSEMLHQLQQSQAHHSSAEMLQQMQQAHAHYTSSEMLHQMHKSKAHHSSSELLHQAHQMQPHHSSNELLHQAHHMHRGQPHHSSTELLHQMHKPQPHHSSTELLHQAHQIHQPKPHHSSTELLHQTQQEPASLPVQLNRDSHSHQSRKSLKGHHQTQVPPQARHQEQQIHQAHHPQPTKPSPQRPHSIQQTHHHSSTPQIQHIHHMTPQPPPQDYQHQIHVIHPPQQPHRPQPLLSTFQPLQPHQPTLSTFQPLPQHHQSQHQGQSSNQATRPQSQPSHHLLQTQHQPTTQSHHKQAHSQTQPQSLPHSLSDPTEHLEPPPPPPLPPPCSPPPLPRPTLSRMDSHHMSVKRLRWEQVENSEGTIWGQLGANSDYEKLHDMVKYLDLELHFGTQKSSMPAPEPSLQPETFKKKDVIEILSHKKAYNASILIAHLKLSPGELRQILMNMVTDRLEPSHIKQLLLYAPDAEEVKKYEEYRQDPSKLSEPDQFVLQMLSVPEYKTRLQSLLFKCSLQEKTEELRGAYDCIYKASMELKTSKKLAKILEFVLAMGNYLNNSQPKTNKTTGFKINFLTELSTTKTVDGKSTFLHILVRSLCQHFPDVLDFSKDLTMVSLAAKVNQRNITSDLNDLHATIQDIRSACQKMPATSEDRFAVVMSNFLENSHPALQSLESLQQRAMEEFAKTASFFGEDSKSTNTEAFFGIFAEFMGKFERVLGDQQSAENPKSPRSPRMASPLAW; from the exons ACCTTGGCCTTCCAGCCACCAATCAGAACTGGCCAGAGGCGTTTGGCTTCCGGCTTGGTGGCACCGGGCCCAGCTACATTCTATCAGTGGTGGAGGGCAGTAGTGCGTACCTGGCTGGTCTGCAGCCCGGTGACCAGGTGGTAGACATCGAAGGCCAGGATGTGACCAATCTCAGCACACCGGCACTGATCGCTCTGGCTCAGACTCTTAAGACGGTGCCACCAAGCATCGGTGTGGTGTCACGGATTGAGCAG ATTGACATCAATCCTGGCCCAGATGGCCGTTTTGGTTTCACTATCGTGGGGGACAGCCCTCTGATGGTGGAGGACTGCATGCCCACTGGTCCAGCTGGTCGCAGTGGTCTTAAAGCTGGGGATTATGTCATGGAGGTCAATGGCATTCCAGTGAAACATCATgaaacagcagcagccatgatcAAAGCAGCTCAGGGGCGTCCTCTGCGTCTAGGCGTGCTCAGTATGGCCCGGCGTCCCAAACGGCTGAGCAGCAGCATGAGGGTGCTGTCACAGAGCGGCGACAGTGTCCGGGAAAGTCGTGCCCACAAAGCCATGGAGTTTAACAAGAAG GTGGAGGAGGTGCTAGGAGAGGAGCCGGATGTGAAGGAGCAGCTGTTTGAGGTACTAAAGCAGTACGCTGCTGAGAGGGATGTGGAGAGTCTAGCAGAGGCCCTGCCTGACATTCTGATCACAGAAGATCATCAGCAGCTGATCGACAATGTCAG GATCTTCATTCCCAAGAAACATCGGGAGCGTTTTGACGAGGTGGTTTCCCAGAGCCTGATGAGCCGGCTCAAGGGGCGGAGCTTCAGTGACCCCAGCCGCCAACACCTTCGCCGGAGCCGGAGTGAAGATCACCCTGAACGCCTTCTGGTGTCTACCCGTGCCAGCTCAGTACCACGCACCCACGCAGAGGAGGGTGTGGCCCCCCCAACCAGAGGCATGCGCAAGACCACCTCCCTCATAGCTGGGCACACCACTGCCACCACATCTAACTGCAG GACAGTGAGAGTGTGCAAGGGTAACATGAGTTTTGGCTTCACTCTCAGAGGTCATGCTCCAGTGTGGATTGACTCTGTCATCCCTG GAAGCCCAGCAGACAAGGCAGGTCTAAAACCAGGAGACCGCATCCTGTTCCTGAATGGACTGGACATGAG GACATCCTCTCATGAGAAGGTGGTGTCCATGCTCCAAGGCAGTGGTGCCATGCCCACCCTGGTAGTTGAAGACGGTCCACCCACTTTCACTCTGGCAGAGCAGGAAATGGCAGGGGGCAGTGCACCCACAGAACGGGCCCGCTCTCCTGTGCTCAGCTCCCTGCAGTGGGTGGCAGAGATTTTGCCCCCTAGTATCCGAGTTCATGGCCGAACTTTTGGGCAGCAGCTGGAGCATCTTCTGACCATCCAGGAGAGATACACCATTTGCAAGGCTCTGGAAAACTTCTTTCAGCACAG GAATGTTGACACTCTGATCGTGGATGTGTTCCCGGTGTTGGATACTCCAGCGAAACAGGTGATCTGGCAATTTGTTTACCAGCTGTTGACGTATGAAGAGCAGGAACACTGCCAGAGCAAGATTTCACGCTTTCTTGGCTACAAAGCACCAG TTCCACCACCACCTCCGCCGCCTCCCCCTCCTCCCGAGCCCGAGGCAGCCCCCGAACCCCACCGCCGTAGCAGCTCCATGAGGGTGACAGGGACCACGTACAGGAGCAGTGTGAGGGGCCGTAGCTCTGATGACCTGGTCATTGGCACACACTTGGGCATGG GCTTCCGTGCAGAACCGGTGCTGGAGGCAGGGATGAGGTTGGCTCCAGGAGAGAGACAGTCAGGTGACGGTACCTCCCTTCCTGAGACTCCCAACAACCTCACAAAT CTGTCAGCAGTGTACGCTGAACTGGAGAACATGTATTCAACCAAGAGATCTAAGTCTCTGAAGAGTCGTCCTCCTCCTGCACCTGAGACTTTACTGGATCTGGATCCTCCCTCCCCAACAGCCTCCCCTCCAATACATGCTAACGCAG GTAGTCGTAAAGGACCACCACCGTCTTCATCCTGGCCAGAGCCTCTCCCTAGCCCCCCTCCAGCCCAGTTCTACCCTCCTGGACTAACCAGTCAAACAAGTGCAGAGTCCAACCCCTACATCAGCCTGGACAgtcccccaccatcaccaccagaGCCCCCTGACTTCCCCTCTAGCCCCCCACCCCAAAGGAGCAACAAGAGGCGTTACACCTTCTCCAAACCACCTCGATCAGAAGACACAGACCGCTTTTTGGATGCACTGAGTGAGCAGCTAGGACAGAGGGTGGCCATTGTTGATGACTTCCTGACTCCTGAGAATGACTATGAAGAG GATGTTGTGCAGATGGGTTTCccggatgaggaggatgaggataaTGAAGATGACTTGGGAGTAGACGAGGATGAAAATGGAGGATTTGTTGCACCAGAGCTCAGCAGCCCGAGCGATGTTCAAAGCAGCAGCGGAGAAGAGAATGCCTCCTCTCTcacctactcctcctcctctgaccACATCCCTCCTCCCCCTATGACGCCCCCTCCACCCCCTCCGGTTCAGTTTAACGACCTACCTCCGCCTCCTCCCCCAGCACCTGTGcagcctcagcagcagcagcagcagcagcagcaacaacaacaacaacaacaacaacagttgaGCTACACCCCTGAACACTCTCCCAGAGCATATGTGCCAATCCGCCGGAAATCTGGCCCTCCTCCACCCCCTCCACCCCGAAGTAATCCCCCACCCAAGCGCCACTCGCTTCATAAAGTCCTCCCAACAAGAGACGATCTACAAGTCCATGCTACGATTCAAGAGTTAAAAGCCTATCAAGAAAAACAAGCCTACCAGGAAAGACAAGCCTACGAGGAGCAACAAGCCTACAACGAGAGGCAGGCGTATGAAGAGCAGAAAGCCTACGAAGAACAGCAACTGTTCCAGGAGCAGCAGGCCTACCAGGAGAAACTTTTTAAAGAGAGACAAGCGTATGAGGAGCAGAAGGCCTATGAGGAGCAAAAAGCTTTTGAGGAACAACAAATGTATCAAGAGCAACAAGCTTACCAAGAAAGACAGGTGTATGAGCAGCGTCAAGCCTACCAGGAACAAAAAGCCTATGAGCAACGTCAAGCCTACAAAGAACAAAAAGCATTTGAGGAGCTTCAGGCTTATCAGGAGCAAAAAGCCTATGAGGAGCGTCATGCTTACGAGGAGCAACAAGCATATCAAGAGCAGATCTACCAGACCCATCACTCGATGCCTGCCCAGCCCACGCAGCAGAAAGCCCACTCACCACTCCCTCTTCAGCAAATGCACCAGTCCTTACCTCCACTCCCCTCTCCAGAGTCCGCCCATCACCTCGCTAACCATCCTCTTTATATGATGCGCCAAGCACAACAGCAGCAGGTCCACCAGAGCCACCACCATCATAGGCGGCTGTCTCGTTCTGCCCCGCCCCCACATCAGCCATCACCCCAAACCACATCCCACCCCAGCCAACAAGGCCAGTATGCAGAGGGCATCTACCAAAGCCATCAAGGCCTGAGAACCCAGGCCCACCACTCATCTGCCGAGATGCTCCACCAGATGCACCAAGCCCCTGCTCACCATTCATCCAGCGAAATGCTCCATCAGTTGCAGCAGTCCCAAGCCCACCACTCGTCGGCTGAGATGCTCCAGCAGATGCAGCAGGCCCATGCTCACTATACATCGTCAGAAATGCTCCATCAAATGCACAAATCTAAGGCTCATCATTCTTCATCAGAACTCCTGCACCAGGCTCATCAAATGCAGCCTCACCACTCCTCAAACGAGCTGCTCCATCAGGCTCACCACATGCATCGCGGACAACCCCACCATTCGTCCACTGAGCTGTTACATCAGATGCACAAACCCCAGCCCCACCACTCCTCCACAGAGCTGCTCCATCAAGCCCATCAGATACATCAACCTAAGCCTCATCATTCATCCACAGAACTTCTCCATCAAACCCAACAAGAGCCCGCCTCCCTCCCAGTTCAGCTAAACCGAGACAGCCACTCTCATCAAAGCCGTAAGAGTCTGAAAGGTCATCATCAAACCCAAGTGCCGCCGCAAGCGAGACATCAAGAGCAGCAGATTCATCAAGCGCATCACCCCCAACCCACAAAACCCTCTCCACAGAGACCCCACTCTATTCAGCAGACCCACCACCACTCTAGCACACCCCAGATCCAACACATCCACCACATGACCCCTCAGCCCCCTCCTCAGGACTACCAACACCAGATTCATGTTATCCACCCTCCCCAACAGCCTCACAGACCTCAGCCGCTTCTCTCCACCTTCCAGCCCCTTCAGCCCCACCAGCCCACCCTCTCAACTTTCCAACCCCTGCCCCAACACCACCAGTCTCAGCACCAAGGTCAGTCCTCCAACCAAGCCACCCGACCACAGTCCCAGCCCTCGCATCACCTGCTGCAGACTCAACACCAGCCCACAACCCAGTCCCACCATAAGCAAGCCCACAGTCAGACTCAGCCGCAGTCCCTCCCCCACTCCCTTTCTGATCCCACAGAGCATCTAGAGCCCCCACCGCCTCCACCCCTGCCCCCACCTTGCTCCCCTCCACCACTACCCAGGCCCACTCTATCCAGAATGGACTCCCACCACATGAGTGTAAAGAGGTTACGTTGGGAGCAGGTGGAAAACTCAGAGGGCACCATCTGGGGACAG TTGGGAGCAAATTCTGACTATGAAAAACTTCATGACATGGTGAAGTATCTGGATCTGGAGCTACACTTTGGGACACAGAAGAGTTCTA TGCCTGCACCAGAGCCCTCACTACAGCCAGAAACCTTCAAGAAGAAAGATGTGATTGAAATTCTGTCTCATAAAAAGGCGTACAATGCTT CCATCCTGATAGCCCACCTTAAGCTGTCTCCTGGAGAACTGCGGCAGATTCTAATGAACATGGTTACTGATCGGCTGGAACCATCTCACATCAAACAGCTCCTACTCTACGCCCCCGATGCAGAGGAGGTCAAAAAGTATGAGGAGTACAGACAGGACCCTAGCAAACTCAGTGAGCCAGACCAGTTTGTGTTACAG ATGTTATCAGTACCGGAGTATAAAACCCGTCTGCAGAGTCTTCTCTTCAAGTGTTCACTGCAGGAGAAGACTGAGGAGTTGAGGGGAGCGTACGACTGTATCTACAAAGCCTCCATGGAGCTGAAGACCAGCAAGAAGCTGGCTAAGATACTAGAG TTTGTGTTGGCGATGGGGAACTACCTGAATAACAGCCAACCTAAAACCAACAAGACCACAGGCTTCAAGATCAACTTCCTTACAGAG TTGAGCACGACTAAAACCGTGGATGGGAAATCAACATTCCTGCATATTCTTGTCAGATCTTTATGTCAACACTTTCCTGATGTGTTGGACTTTTCCAAAGATCTTACCATGGTTTCTCTTGCAGCAAAAG TAAACCAAAGGAATATCACATCAGATCTCAATGATCTCCACGCAACAATCCAGGACATTCGTTCAGCCTGTCAGAAGATGCCTGCAACTTCTGAGGACCGCTTTGCTGTTGTCATGAGT AATTTCCTCGAAAACAGCCACCCAGCCCTCCAGTCACTGGAGTCCCTCCAACAGAGAGCTATGGAAGAATTTGCTAAAACTGCCTCTTTCTTTGGAGAAGACAGCAAGTCCACCAATACTGAGGCCTTCTTTGGTATCTTTGCTGAGTTTATGGGCAAATTTGAG AGAGTTTTGGGTGATCAGCAGAGTGCCGAAAATCCCAAAAGCCCCAGGAGTCCACGAATGGCGTCACCACTGGCCTGGTAA